CCTGAATGATGCTGGCCGCAACACCGGTGGCGCTGTCACCGGTGTTGGCCGCGTTGATTTTATCTACCAGGCTGTCCAGAGAATCGTTGTCGATGGTGATGTCGGTGGTGCCGATAGTCAGGGTGCCGGTGGTAAAATTGGCTTCGCTGCGGCTTTCATAACTGCCGTCACTGACATCTTTCTGTTGCCGGGCAAGGCTTTGGACCTCGATATTATAGCTGCCGCCCAAAGCGCTTCCGGAGGCGGACACCGAAAAATACTCGTCGCTCACGGCGCTTGCAGAGTAGGCCCGTACCTCGCCGCTGGAGTCGAGGTCCTCGAATTTTCCCAGGAGGGTTTTCAGCTTGGTTTCCAGGGTGTCAAAGGCATCCTGGCGGCTGGTGAAATACTCTTTGTCCGATTCGAGACGTTCCAGCGGCTGTTTTTCGATCTCCATCAGGGCATCGACAATACTGCCCGTATCCATGCCGCTTGCGAGACCACCGAAATTGATTGTAGACATAGCCCGTTCCTTCAGAGTCAGGTTGTGGTGTCGAGCAGCGAACCGCGCAGGTCGCTCAGCTTATCCGAAACCCCAAGCACTTCTTCCGGCGGGATCTGCCTGATGACCTCTCCGGAGTCGGAATCGATCAGGCTGATTACCAACTCTTTGTTTTGTTCGTCGTTTTCAAACCGCACGCTGTAGATGCCGTCATCCGTCAGGGCCTTGATCTTGGTCAGGACTTCTTCCGGCGCTATGAGTTTTTCCGAGTCGGCAAGT
This DNA window, taken from Syntrophotalea carbinolica DSM 2380, encodes the following:
- a CDS encoding flagellar protein FlaG, giving the protein MKVEMTSVGGAAPTPASSPTENIDRNRQKVASEPELADSEKLIAPEEVLTKIKALTDDGIYSVRFENDEQNKELVISLIDSDSGEVIRQIPPEEVLGVSDKLSDLRGSLLDTTT